GCCAAGCACAACCGGCGGTTCGGCTTCATCGCAGTGGATGACGGTTAAGTCCTGGATGTTGGTCATTGCGCCGATCACAACGCGGTTGACATCAGCCCGAATCAAAACGCCGAACCAAATAGTCGCACCGGTCTGGATTTCGCAGTCGCCGATGATGACCGCATTGGGCGCCACAAACACATCCGGGGCAATTTGCGGCTGTTTGCCGTGAAAGTTGAATAGCATATTTTAACGATAAAGACGATTTGCGGTCGGTCAACTTTTTCGTCCGGTTTGACAGAGGGCGTAATTGGTGGATAAACTTAACATTATGAAAAATGAGCGGGCAAAGATTTGCGTCGTCGGCTCGTTTATGACCGATTTGGTTTTTCGGGTCAAGCGGTTGCCCAAGACCGGGGAGTCGATGGCAGGCGATGGGTTCGGACTTTTCCTTGGCGGCAAAGGGTTCAATCAGGCGCTTGCGGCACACCGGCTCGGTGCCGAGGTGGTGATGGTGGGCAAGGTGGGTAAGGACTACTTTGGCGAGTTGTTTCTGAAAAAGATGAAGGAGGAGGGGATGAGAACCGATTTTGTGGCGGTGGACCCGGAGGCGCATACCGGCGTTGCCTGCCCGATGGTTGACAGCGCGGGGCAGAATGCGATTATCGGCGTTGCCGGTGCCAACCTCCGGCTGGAAGAGGAACAGGTGGCGATGGCAAAAGAGGAAATTGAGAGGGCAGATGCGCTGATGCTGCAGTTTGAGATTCCCTATCGGGTTTCGTTTCAGGCGGCAACATTCGCCCGTAATTCCGGGGGGTTGGTATTTCTTGACCCGGCGCCGTTTCACAAGATTGAGCTGCCAATCCGGGAACCGGTGGATTACATCGTGCCCAACGAGATTGAAGCGGCAGAACTGGCGGGCGGAATGGCGATTGATGATTGGGCGGCGCTTGAACTGAAGTCCGGACGCCGCGCGGTAATTATTTCGGTTGGTGCGGATGGCGCGCTGGTTTACGATGAAAAGGGCAAGCGGCGGTTTGCGCCGTTTAAGGTTGATGTGGTGGATTCGACCGGCGCGGGTGATGCGTTTCGTGCCGGGCTGGTGGTGAGCCTTGCCGAAGGCCGGAGTCTGGATGAGGCGGTGCGGTTTGCCAATGCCTGCGGCGCGATTGCCTGCACGGTTCTTGGTGCCGAGCCTTCGATGCCAAGAAGGGAACAGGTGGAACTTTTGCTCAAGGAACAGGAGGGTGGTTATGCTCTTGATTGACAGCGCAAATATCAGTGAGGTAGAACGGGCACTAAAACTGGGATTTGTGCGGGGGTGTACGACCAATCCAATTCTGCTGTCAAAGGTGCCAGATGCGCCTGAAGCGGTGATTGAGAGGCTGTGCCAGATTGTGCCCGGTCCGGTGTTTTATCAGTTGACCGGCAGAACCGAGGCGGAAAAGGAGCAGGAGGCAAGGAAATTTTACCAGATTGCACCGGACAAAATTGTGTTGAAGATTCCGGCGACAACCGAAAATCTGGCGCTGGTCACGCGGCTCACACCGGAAATCCCCTGTGCCGCGACCGCGGTGTTCAGCGGTTATCAGACGCTTCTGGCGATTGAAGCCGGTTGCAGTTATATCATCCCCTATGTCAATCGGGCAACAAGGCTTTTGGGCGATGGGATAAAACTGGTTGCGGAGCTGGCAGCGGTGATTCAGGCGACCGGAAAACCGGTAGAGCTGGTTGCTGCCAGTGTCAAGTCACCAGAAGAGGCGGTGCGGGCTTTTATCGCGGGTGCACACCATCTGACCCTGCCCTTAGAGGTACTGCTGGCGCTGGGCAATCATCCCCTATCTGATGAGGCGATAGCAGAGTTTCAAAAGGCAGTGGATAGCAGATAACCAATCACCGGGCGAGGATACGGCAGGAGTTTTACCCTCCCCTTTTTCCCCTCCCGTAAATGGAGGGGAAACGGTAGGAGCTCCCATTAAGGGATTGATAACAGTTCCTATCAAAGAAGTGGTAGTAGTTCCCGTTAAGGTAGTGGTAGGATGTTCCGTTAAAGAAGTGGGAGGAGTTTCCATTAAAGAAGGGGAAGGCGGTATTGAAGATTGGGAGATGTCAACCGGCAGGGCGGCAAAGTATGGATTATTAAGAAAATAAATACAGGTGGGTATCGAAGAACACCGGTACAGTTAGAGGTCAGGGTGTCAGAAACAGTCCCGGGAAGGGGTCAGGGGGCCGTCTCCTATACGGTTAACCTGTGGACTGATAAAGAGTTAGAAGAAAGGGCGTTAATTTTTTCTCATACCGGGGTCTAATAGGTGATAGCGGTGGTCCGATGCAAAAATTGGGTGCCGGGTTTATTGTAACGCGGGCAGGCGTAGAGGGTTGGTGGTAAAGATGTTGACATTCCGCAACAGAGTAAATAGAATGTATATTCAATGAGAGCAGGAAAAGGGTTTGAGGTTAACGGCGATGCGCGGTCCATATCTGTTTAAGAAGATAGCGTTTATCGGCACCTATCTGCCGCGAAAGTGCGGTATTGCGACGTTTACTTCGGACCTTTACCATTCAATAATTCAGGAGGCGCCAGAGTTGAATGGGCTGGTCGTGGCGCTGAATGATACGCCGGAGGGCTACCCTTATCCTGAAGAGGTGAAGTTCGAGGTTGCCCAGAACAATCAGGACTATTACCGGCAATTGGCGGAATTTCTAAATATGACCCGGGTTGATTTGACCTGTCTGCAGCATGAGTACGGGATATTTGGCGGACCCGCGGGTGGGCATATTTTGGTCACACTGCGCCGTTTGCGGATGCCGATTGTCACCACCCTGCACACGGTGCTTGCCGAGCCCAGTGAGCAGCAGCGCCAGGTTCTGGAGGAGATTTGCCGGGTTTCGGAACGGGTGGTGGTGATGAGTGAGCGGGCGGTGCGGTTTTTGAAAGAGATTTACCAGGTGCCGGAGAAAAAGATTGATTTTATCCATCACGGGATTCCGGATATGCCGTTTGTTGACCCGAACTACTACAAGGATTTGTTCGGGGTTGAAGGCCGGCGCGTGATTCTCACCTTCGGGCTTCTGTCACCCAACAAGGGGATTGAGTATATGATTGACGCCCTGCCGGCGATTGCCGCCCGGTTTCCCGATGTGGTGTACATTGTGCTTGGTGTTACCCATCCCCATGTGAAGCGGGAGCAGGGTGAGGAGTACCGGTTGCGGTTGCAACGCCGGGCGCGCGAGCAGGGGGTTGACCGAAATTTAATCTTTTACAATCAGTTTGTGACACTGGATGAGCTGTGCCAGTTTCTCGGTGCCGCCGACATCTATGTTACGCCCTATCTCAATCCGGCGCAGATAGTGTCCGGCACCCTTGCCTATTCAATGGGGGTTGGTAAGGCGGTGGTGTCAACCCCTTACTGGTATGCTGAGGAGATGTTAGCCGAAGGCAGGGGCAGGCTGGTGCCGTTTCGGGATGCCAGGGCGCTGGCAGACACGATTGTTGAGCTGTTTGAGAACGAGACCGAGCGCCATATGATGCGCAAGCGGGCTTACGCCTTTGGCCGGATGATGGTCTGGAAGGAGGTTGCCCGTGGCTATCTGAACTCATTTCAGCGAGCCGCAGAGGAACGGATGCGGGCGCCGCTGGCAGTGGTACCAGTACAGGGCAGTGCTGACCCGCTGGACATCGACCTGCCGGAGTTAAACCTGAATCACCTGTTAACCCTGACCGACGACACCGGCATCCTGCAGCACGCGCGGCGCACCGTGCCCAATCTTGCCGAAGGTTACACAACCGACGACAACGCCCGGGCGCTTTTGATGGTGCTAAGGGCGCAGGAGGTCGATACGGACAAGCCCTTTCTCAATCGACTGGTCCGGCGCTATCTGGCGTTTATCGATTTTGCATTTAACCGGGACAATGGGAGGTTTCGGAATTTTCTGACCTATGAGCGGCGCTGGGCAGAAGAGGCGGGTTCAGAAGACAGTCAGGGCCGGGCGCTCTGGGCACTGGGTTATGCGGTAAGTTCGGCAACTGAGGATGGTGTTGTGGCACTGGCGATGAATCTGTTCGCCTCAGGCTTACCCGCGGTTGAGCTTTTTACCAGCCCCCGTGCCTGGGCTTACACCCTGCTCGGGCTGTGTGCCTATAGCCGGCGTTTCCCCGGGGACAGTAATGCGCGGCGGTTTCGGGAGTTTCTTGCCGAACGGCTGCTCGACTTATACAAGAGAAATGCGACCGAGGATTGGCGCTGGTTTGAGTCGGGCCTTGCCTATGCGAACGCCCGGTTGAGCGAAGCGCTGATTGTGGCGGGCCGGGAACTGGGGAAAAAGGAGATGGTTGATGCCGGGCTGGACTCTTTGCGCTGGTTGATGGCGGTACAGACTGCAGAGCAGGGGCACTTTGTCCCGGTTGCCCATACCGGCTGGCATCGGGGAACAGCGCGGCTGCGGTTTGACCAGCAGCCGATTGAGGCGGAGTGCACGGTGGAGGCGTGCTATCAGGCGTTTTTAAGCACCCGGGATGCAAAGTGGCGGGAGGAGATGCGTCGGGCGTTTGAGTGGTATCTGGGGCGTAACGACCTCGGCTTACCGGTTTACGATTACACGACCGGCGGCTGCCACGATGGGCTGCATCCTGATGGGGTCAATGGTAATGAAGGTGCCGAGGCGACGCTGTCGTTTATCGGTGCCCTGTTGACAATGCGGCAGGCACAGGCGACGGAGGAGAGTTGAGGCACATTGAGCAGGACCGGCAGTTGTTACTCCGGCGCTGGGAGAAGAATCCAATACTGACCGCCGCGGACTGGCCCTATACGGTGAACACCGTGTTCAATCCGGGCGCAGTGCTGCTGCCCGATGGCACAACCCTGCTTCTGTGCCGGGTTGAGGACCGGCGCGGGATTTCGCACTTATGTGTTGCCCGTTCCGCCAACGGTATTGACAACTGGGAGATTGAACCGGAGCCCAGTTTTGCGCCCGACCCGAGCCGATTTCCAGAGGAGTTGTGGGGAGTTGAAGACCCGCGCATCACCTATGTCGAGGAACTGGGAAAGTATGCCATTACCTATACCGCCTACTCGCGAGCCGGTCCAGCGGTGGCGCTGGCGCTGACCCGGGACTTCAAGGAGTACGAGCGGCTGGGTGTGGTGATGCCACCAGCGGACAAAGATGCGGCACTATTGCCCCGGCGGTTCAATGGCTACTGGTTGATGGTGCACCGACCAACAACATCGCTCGGTGCCCACATTTACATCTCCCAGTCGCCCGATTTGATTCACTGGGGCCGACATCATCTGGTGATTCCGGCGCGGCAGGGTGCCTGGTGGGATGCCAGTCGAGTTGGGCTGGCAACACCACCGATGGAAACACCGCAGGGCTGGCTGATTTTTTACCACGGGGTCAAAGATACACCGAGCGGTTCAATTTACCGGGTTGGTCTGGCGCTACTGGACTTAGAGCAACCCTGGCGCTGTGTGCGGCGGGGCAGTGAATGGATATTCGGTCCGGTGAAGCCTTACGAACGGATGGGCGATGTGTCAAGTGTTGTCTTTCCCTGTGGCGCGGTACTGGAGCCGGATGGTGATACCCTGCGGGTTTACTATGGCGCCGCGGACACCTCAATCTGTCTTGCCACGGCGAGTCTCAAAGAGTTACTGGACTGGCTGGAGGCGCACACCTCAGAAACCTGTGAGATGCCGGGCGAGCGGATGATTACTTAATAATTTTGGCAAGAGTGCTTTTCCGCCGGCAGAGGTAGATGTCGGCTTCAATCATATGCGAGGATTCGCCGCCCGAGTAAAAATGGTGGACAAAGTAGAGATTACCCTCGTCGTCAAGGGTAGGTTCACCGGCAAATTGGCCCACAATTATCTCAGCCCGCTGCCATTGTCCGGCGGTGTCTTTTCGGCAGCGATAGACGCACGGTCCGACCAAACTGTCATTCCAGCCGGTGAACCACAACTCGCTGCCATCGGATGACAGAAAGGGCTGGCTTTCATCCCGAGCGCTGTTGACCAGCGGTCCCAGGTTAACTGGTTCGGTCCAGCCCGAAGAGGTGCGTTCGGAACGGCAGATGTCAAGACCACCGTGAACCTCAGTTTTGCCATAGTACATTGTGCGATGGTCGGCGCTGATGTGGAGTTCACCGGGCTTGAGTTCTTCATTAATCTGTCGGCCGGCGTTGCGCCAGTTGCCCCATTTGCCATTGCGGCGTGTCGCGAGATACCAGTCAATTTCACCATAATTGCCGGCCCGGACTGAGGCAAACCACATCGTATCGCCCATTACAAACTGCGCGCCATCAAGCGAAATGTCGTTGTTCAAAACCACGCGCTCCGGCTCGGTCCAAAGACCATTTTCCAGCCGGCAGTACCACATACCGGTAACGCCGTCCACGATTTGTTTTTCCGCCGGGACCGAGACATCGGGCGTGAAAAAGAAGTAGAACTCAGAGCCGTCCGGGGTGATAAAAGGTGAGTCCTCAGCGCCGGCGGTGTTCACCGGTCCGGGCATTGGCACCGGTGGTTCCCATTCGTTAGAGAATAGTATTGGAGGAAACGAATCCAGCTCCGGCCGCATCTTTACTGCGCCCGGCGGGATTGTTTCTGCTCGGTCTTTAAGTAATAAGGGTTTTTTGCAAAAGTTTATTGTGAGCAGTCCGGAATTGACTACAGCCAGAAGTAGTGTCCAAAGTTTTTTGTTCACCAGTTGATACTAACCACGCAAACGGTGGTGTCAAATTGCCGTTTTAAATAATTAGCGAGAAGGGTCTTCGGGTGGCGGGCCCTTTTTCAGGGCGGCGAGTTTTGCTGACTGATGGGCGGACTGTTCTGCCTGGCGCCGGGTGAGTTCAAAGAATACTACCCAGACAAGGACCGAGAATACAATGAGGCTGCCGATAAGGAGCGGGCGCTGGGCAAGGGTGACAACAACAAAGTCGTAGATGCCGTGGGCACAGATTGCCAAAAAGAGCCCGAAGAGACCAAGGAGATTCGCTCTAGTCTCGGTTGGGGCAAACTTTGCCTCACCAAGGAAGTAACCCATTAAGACGCCGTAGAAGGCGTGGCTGGGAACCGCCAGTAGGGCGCGCATTACGCCGGTGCGAATGGGCCCGGTAGCGGTGGTGCCGAATATGTAAAGGATGTTTTCAAGGGTGGCAAAACCGAGCGCCACCGCCGTGGAATAGAGGATACCATCATAGGGTTCGTCAAACTCGGGCCGGTGATAGCAGTAGAAACGGACAACAAAGAACTTCCAGAACTCCTCTACCAGCCCGGCAATGAGAAAGGCGCCGAGAAAGATTTTGGTAATGGTTAAAGGCGGAGTAAACCAACCGGTGAGACGCTGAATAAGGGAAGATGTGGCGGATGCCGGCAGGGTTACAATTGCGCCGAGCAGGAAGGCGATAAAGATGGGGCCAAAGGGCTCTTTTTTGTATTTGTCCCGGAAATAGAAAAATAGCATCAGGGCGATACCGGGGAGAATCGCCAGAATCAGCAGCCAGACCATTGAAAGTTATTTTCTCCGGGGTGATTGGTAAGTCAATGCTGGTAGAGCCAGAACGGTTTGAGGATTCGGCGCAGGACTAATATCAGAATGAGGAGGCTGTATCCGGCGCTGATAAGACCGTTGATGAGCCACTGGCGCCGGGTCAAGCGTTTGACACCAGCAAGACGCAGCGAGGCAAGATGGATGAGGAGTAACCCGGTGATGTTAGTGAGCCAGTAACCGGCGATGATACCCGGCGTGAAAAGCCGGGGCGAGAAAAGAGAGAAAAGGCAGGCAAAAAGATAGGCAAGGGGAAGGTTGATAAACAGGTCGTTCCACCAGGACAAAGGCGAAAGGAGATAACCGATGCTGATAAGCAGCCAGTTCAGGAAGTGGTTTTTGGTCCGGTTGAGTCGCATTCAGGTATTATAATGCTTGGTATTAGTTCGGGCAAGGTATTGGCTTGACCGAAACAGGTAATCGGTTTAAGATAAGAGCCGATGCGGATACTTGTTGTCAACTGGCGGTGTATTCGGAATCCGGAGGCGGGTGGCGCCGAGGTCTATTTTCAGGAGGTTTTTCGGCGGCTGGTGGCGCGCGGGCACAGCGTGACCCTGTTGTGTGAACGGTTCAAAGGTGCAGCGGCAGAAGAGGAGATTGATGGGATAAGGATTTTGCGCCGGGGTGGAAAGTGGACTTTTAATTTCACCGTTTACCGGCAGTTGAGCCGAATCGTGGCTGAGGGCGATTACGATGTTGTGGTGGACGATTTGAATAAGATTCCGTTTTATTCGCCCTGGTTTGTGAAGAAGCCGGTGGCGGTGCTTTTGATGCACCTTTTCCGGGGGAGTATTTTTAAGGAGGTTTTCGCACCGCTTGCCGGTTATGTTTACCTGACCGAGAGTATGATTCCGCTGGCGTACAAGGGGTGCCGTTTTGCGGTGTTGTCAGAGAGCTCAAAGCGGGATGTGGTGCGACTGGGCATTAACCCGGAAATGGTTACCGTGGTGCCGCCGGGCACCGATTTTGAGAAGTTTAAGCCCGACCCCGCGGTACAGCGGGAACCGGTGGTGCTTCATGTCGGCAGGTTAAAGAAGTACAAGTCAACCGACCATCTGCTTTATGCGGCGCGGATTTTGCAGGAGCGGGGCCGGCAGTTCAGGGTGGTAATTGTCGGTACGGGTGACGATTTACCCCGTCTGAAGGAACTGAGCAGGAAACTGGGCATCCAGGATACGGTGGTCTTTACCGGTTTTGTTCCGGAAGAGGAGAAGGTCAAATGGTATCAACGCAGTGCGGTGTTGGTTGAGAGTTCAATCAAAGAGGGGTGGGGGTTGATTGTGATGGAGGCGAACGGTTGCGGCACGCCGGTGGTTGTTGCCCGCTCACCCGGTCTGGTGGACTCTTCGCGCGATGGGGTCAACGGACTTTTTTACACTTATGGTAATGTTAAAGAGCTGGCGGATAAGATTGACCGGCTTTTACAGGATGAGGAGTTGCGGTCCCGGCTGGGTGCGCAGGCGATTGATTGGGCGCGGCAGTGGACCTGGGACGGTGCCGCGGATAAAATTGAAAAGATGCTTTTGCAAACAGTAGAGGAGAGAAAAGATGGGTGCGGATAGTATGCCGATGGCACTCGAGTGCCAGAATGTGGTCAAGAAGTTCCGCCGGGGTAAGGGTTTGAAGCGGCGGATATTAAGGGCGCTGGATGGCGCAACTTTGTCCCTGCGCTCGGGTGAGCTTTTTGGACTTTTGGGACCGAACGGTGCCGGCAAGACGACCCTGGTGCGCTGTATCGCCACGCTTTTGATACCCGATGAGGGGACAATTCGGCTTTTCGGGCACGATGTTTTCAAGGATACGCTTTTCTGCCGGCAGCAAATCGGGCTCTTGACTTCGGGTGAGCGGACGCTCTACTGGAAACTTTCCGCCCGGGACAATCTGAAGTTCTTTGCCGCGCTGTACGGGCTTTCGGGTAAGGAGCGCGACCGGCGGATTGAGTACCTCTTAGAGCTGCTGGGACTGAAGGAGGTGGCAAACGAGCGACTGGAGCGTTACTCCTCGGGAATGAAACAGAAGGTAAGTCTGGCACGGGCGATGCTGCACGACCCCAAACTTTTACTTCTGGACGAGCCAACGCTTGGACTGGACCCGCAGTTTGGCAGATTTATCCGCCAGTTTATCAAGGAGGAGTTGAACCAAAAGCAGGGCAAGACGATTCTTTTAACCACCCATTATATGGATGAGGCGGATGAGTTGTGTGAGCGGATCGCCTTTATCAACCGCGGTAAGATTGTTGGCATCAAGTCGCCGGAGGAGTTCAAGCGGGACATCCCTCACAAAGAGGTTCTTTCGGTGCGCTGTCAGGGCGTCGTGGATATCAGCCGATTGCAGGCGCTGCCCGGGGTGGAGAGGTTGAGCACTGAGAGCCGGGATGGTGTGACAACGGTGAAGATTCTTGCCCCACGGGCGGAGGGGATTTTGAGCGATGTGATTGAGGCGGTGCGGACTAATGCGAAGATTCTGACGATTGATGTCCAGGAGCCGACCTTGGAGGATGTTTTTATCTATATGACCGGCACCTCACTGGCGGCGGACACAACCGAGGAGTGAAGCGATGCGGGCGCTGGGTGTGGAACTACGGGCACTGGGTGCCGAGTTTGGCAAGACGATTCGCATCTGGCTGTCCTACCCGATAATGATTTTCTTCTGGGCGGTTT
This genomic window from candidate division WOR-3 bacterium contains:
- a CDS encoding ribokinase, whose product is MKNERAKICVVGSFMTDLVFRVKRLPKTGESMAGDGFGLFLGGKGFNQALAAHRLGAEVVMVGKVGKDYFGELFLKKMKEEGMRTDFVAVDPEAHTGVACPMVDSAGQNAIIGVAGANLRLEEEQVAMAKEEIERADALMLQFEIPYRVSFQAATFARNSGGLVFLDPAPFHKIELPIREPVDYIVPNEIEAAELAGGMAIDDWAALELKSGRRAVIISVGADGALVYDEKGKRRFAPFKVDVVDSTGAGDAFRAGLVVSLAEGRSLDEAVRFANACGAIACTVLGAEPSMPRREQVELLLKEQEGGYALD
- a CDS encoding transaldolase, yielding MLLIDSANISEVERALKLGFVRGCTTNPILLSKVPDAPEAVIERLCQIVPGPVFYQLTGRTEAEKEQEARKFYQIAPDKIVLKIPATTENLALVTRLTPEIPCAATAVFSGYQTLLAIEAGCSYIIPYVNRATRLLGDGIKLVAELAAVIQATGKPVELVAASVKSPEEAVRAFIAGAHHLTLPLEVLLALGNHPLSDEAIAEFQKAVDSR
- a CDS encoding glycosyltransferase — translated: MRGPYLFKKIAFIGTYLPRKCGIATFTSDLYHSIIQEAPELNGLVVALNDTPEGYPYPEEVKFEVAQNNQDYYRQLAEFLNMTRVDLTCLQHEYGIFGGPAGGHILVTLRRLRMPIVTTLHTVLAEPSEQQRQVLEEICRVSERVVVMSERAVRFLKEIYQVPEKKIDFIHHGIPDMPFVDPNYYKDLFGVEGRRVILTFGLLSPNKGIEYMIDALPAIAARFPDVVYIVLGVTHPHVKREQGEEYRLRLQRRAREQGVDRNLIFYNQFVTLDELCQFLGAADIYVTPYLNPAQIVSGTLAYSMGVGKAVVSTPYWYAEEMLAEGRGRLVPFRDARALADTIVELFENETERHMMRKRAYAFGRMMVWKEVARGYLNSFQRAAEERMRAPLAVVPVQGSADPLDIDLPELNLNHLLTLTDDTGILQHARRTVPNLAEGYTTDDNARALLMVLRAQEVDTDKPFLNRLVRRYLAFIDFAFNRDNGRFRNFLTYERRWAEEAGSEDSQGRALWALGYAVSSATEDGVVALAMNLFASGLPAVELFTSPRAWAYTLLGLCAYSRRFPGDSNARRFREFLAERLLDLYKRNATEDWRWFESGLAYANARLSEALIVAGRELGKKEMVDAGLDSLRWLMAVQTAEQGHFVPVAHTGWHRGTARLRFDQQPIEAECTVEACYQAFLSTRDAKWREEMRRAFEWYLGRNDLGLPVYDYTTGGCHDGLHPDGVNGNEGAEATLSFIGALLTMRQAQATEES
- a CDS encoding glycosidase, which encodes MEQDRQLLLRRWEKNPILTAADWPYTVNTVFNPGAVLLPDGTTLLLCRVEDRRGISHLCVARSANGIDNWEIEPEPSFAPDPSRFPEELWGVEDPRITYVEELGKYAITYTAYSRAGPAVALALTRDFKEYERLGVVMPPADKDAALLPRRFNGYWLMVHRPTTSLGAHIYISQSPDLIHWGRHHLVIPARQGAWWDASRVGLATPPMETPQGWLIFYHGVKDTPSGSIYRVGLALLDLEQPWRCVRRGSEWIFGPVKPYERMGDVSSVVFPCGAVLEPDGDTLRVYYGAADTSICLATASLKELLDWLEAHTSETCEMPGERMIT
- a CDS encoding PrsW family intramembrane metalloprotease, whose amino-acid sequence is MVWLLILAILPGIALMLFFYFRDKYKKEPFGPIFIAFLLGAIVTLPASATSSLIQRLTGWFTPPLTITKIFLGAFLIAGLVEEFWKFFVVRFYCYHRPEFDEPYDGILYSTAVALGFATLENILYIFGTTATGPIRTGVMRALLAVPSHAFYGVLMGYFLGEAKFAPTETRANLLGLFGLFLAICAHGIYDFVVVTLAQRPLLIGSLIVFSVLVWVVFFELTRRQAEQSAHQSAKLAALKKGPPPEDPSR
- a CDS encoding glycosyltransferase family 4 protein translates to MRILVVNWRCIRNPEAGGAEVYFQEVFRRLVARGHSVTLLCERFKGAAAEEEIDGIRILRRGGKWTFNFTVYRQLSRIVAEGDYDVVVDDLNKIPFYSPWFVKKPVAVLLMHLFRGSIFKEVFAPLAGYVYLTESMIPLAYKGCRFAVLSESSKRDVVRLGINPEMVTVVPPGTDFEKFKPDPAVQREPVVLHVGRLKKYKSTDHLLYAARILQERGRQFRVVIVGTGDDLPRLKELSRKLGIQDTVVFTGFVPEEEKVKWYQRSAVLVESSIKEGWGLIVMEANGCGTPVVVARSPGLVDSSRDGVNGLFYTYGNVKELADKIDRLLQDEELRSRLGAQAIDWARQWTWDGAADKIEKMLLQTVEERKDGCG
- a CDS encoding ABC transporter ATP-binding protein; the protein is MGADSMPMALECQNVVKKFRRGKGLKRRILRALDGATLSLRSGELFGLLGPNGAGKTTLVRCIATLLIPDEGTIRLFGHDVFKDTLFCRQQIGLLTSGERTLYWKLSARDNLKFFAALYGLSGKERDRRIEYLLELLGLKEVANERLERYSSGMKQKVSLARAMLHDPKLLLLDEPTLGLDPQFGRFIRQFIKEELNQKQGKTILLTTHYMDEADELCERIAFINRGKIVGIKSPEEFKRDIPHKEVLSVRCQGVVDISRLQALPGVERLSTESRDGVTTVKILAPRAEGILSDVIEAVRTNAKILTIDVQEPTLEDVFIYMTGTSLAADTTEE